In Agelaius phoeniceus isolate bAgePho1 chromosome 14, bAgePho1.hap1, whole genome shotgun sequence, a single genomic region encodes these proteins:
- the LOC129125912 gene encoding regulator of cell cycle RGCC-like, with translation MAEELSELLREFDEVMEDFDRGPASQYQQHLEELKRKAGQSVYDSGIDELESASTSPGSSLNSSEEHLNSPADTCPTKAKLGDTQELEEFIADLDKALEEM, from the exons ATGGCTGAGGAGCTCAGTGAGCTGCTGAGGGAGTTCGACGAGGTCATGGAGGACTTTGACCGTGGCCCTGCAAGTCAGtaccagcagcacctggaggagcTGAAGAGGAAAGCGGGACAGAGTGTGTATGACAGTGGCATCGATGAGCTGGAGA GTGCCAGCACGTCCCCAGGAAGCAGCCTCAACTCCAGTGAGGAGCACCTCAACAGCCCAGCTGACACTTGTCCCACTAAAG CAAAGCTTGGAGACAcgcaggagctggaggagttCATTGCAGACCTGGATAAAGCCTTGGAAG AGatgtga